From a region of the Paenibacillus lutimineralis genome:
- the aspS gene encoding aspartate--tRNA ligase, which yields MKRTHQCGTLSAANIGETVTLNGWVQTRRDLGGVLFIDLRDRSGLVQIVFNPAYSGEALSIADRVRSEYVLAVSGKVVKRDAETINPNMPTGDIEVQITEIEVLNAAKTPPFFIEDGVEVDESLRLKYRYLDLRRPEMQKTLWLRSKAAKVFRDFLDGEGFIEVETPILTKSSPEGARDYLVPSRVHAGEFFALPQSPQLYKQLLMVSGVERYYQIARCFRDEDLRADRQPEFTQVDIETSFLSRDELLEMMEKLVVRLFKETKGIDIETPFQRLTYADAIGKYGSDKPDLRFGLELVDVSDIVATSGVKVFSSVIEKGGEVKVLNAKGCGTWSRKDIDDLGPYAARYGAKGLAWVQVKEGTFRGPIVKFLSEQEIEILKERTGAEEGDLLLFSADNKKVVADVLGALRLKIGRDLGLIDDNVYKFAWVVDFPLLGWDEEQKRYVAEHHPFTRPREEDLELFDTDPGKILAQAYDLVLNGYEVGGGSMRIFKRDVQEKMFNAIGLSPEEAKDKFGYLMDAFEYGTPPHGGIAFGFDRLVMLLAGRSNLRETIAFPKTASATDLLMNAPSEVDTPQLEQLHIKVATKPPVAAK from the coding sequence ATGAAACGTACTCATCAATGCGGAACGCTTAGCGCCGCAAACATTGGAGAAACAGTTACGCTGAACGGCTGGGTTCAGACCCGTCGCGACTTGGGTGGCGTGCTGTTCATCGATTTGCGTGACCGCAGCGGCCTGGTTCAAATCGTATTCAACCCTGCTTATTCCGGCGAGGCTTTGAGTATTGCTGACAGAGTGCGCAGCGAATATGTCCTTGCTGTCAGCGGTAAAGTAGTGAAGCGTGACGCCGAGACGATCAACCCGAATATGCCAACCGGCGACATCGAGGTGCAAATTACAGAGATTGAAGTGTTGAACGCTGCGAAGACACCTCCATTCTTCATCGAAGATGGAGTGGAAGTGGATGAATCACTGCGCCTGAAATATCGTTATTTGGACCTGCGCCGTCCTGAAATGCAGAAGACACTCTGGCTCCGTTCCAAGGCAGCTAAGGTATTCCGTGATTTCCTCGATGGGGAAGGCTTCATCGAAGTGGAAACTCCGATCTTGACGAAGAGCTCTCCAGAAGGCGCACGCGATTATTTGGTACCTAGCCGTGTGCATGCTGGTGAATTTTTCGCTCTGCCGCAATCTCCGCAGCTGTACAAGCAGCTTCTTATGGTGAGTGGTGTTGAGCGCTATTATCAAATCGCCCGCTGCTTCCGTGACGAAGACTTGCGTGCTGACCGTCAACCGGAATTCACTCAGGTGGACATTGAGACTTCATTCCTGTCGCGTGATGAGCTGCTGGAAATGATGGAGAAGCTGGTTGTTCGTCTGTTCAAAGAGACGAAGGGGATCGATATTGAGACTCCGTTCCAGCGTCTTACCTATGCCGATGCTATAGGCAAATATGGCTCTGACAAGCCAGATCTTCGCTTTGGTCTGGAACTCGTTGACGTTAGCGATATCGTCGCAACCAGCGGTGTGAAGGTATTCTCCTCCGTTATTGAGAAGGGCGGAGAGGTTAAAGTCCTTAACGCGAAGGGCTGCGGAACCTGGAGCCGTAAGGATATCGATGATCTTGGACCCTATGCGGCACGCTATGGAGCCAAAGGTCTGGCTTGGGTACAGGTTAAGGAAGGAACGTTCCGCGGACCGATCGTGAAGTTCTTGAGCGAGCAAGAAATCGAGATTCTGAAAGAGCGTACAGGAGCTGAAGAAGGCGACTTGCTGCTCTTCTCCGCAGATAACAAGAAGGTTGTTGCCGATGTGCTTGGTGCACTTCGTCTGAAGATCGGACGCGATCTTGGCCTGATCGATGACAATGTCTATAAATTCGCTTGGGTAGTGGACTTCCCACTGCTGGGCTGGGATGAAGAACAGAAGCGTTATGTAGCTGAGCACCATCCGTTTACCCGTCCGCGCGAAGAAGATCTGGAACTGTTCGATACAGACCCAGGCAAAATCCTGGCTCAAGCCTATGACCTCGTATTGAACGGCTATGAAGTAGGTGGCGGTTCGATGCGGATCTTTAAGCGCGATGTTCAGGAGAAGATGTTCAACGCAATTGGCTTGTCGCCGGAAGAAGCGAAGGACAAATTTGGATATCTGATGGATGCGTTCGAGTATGGTACTCCGCCACATGGCGGTATCGCCTTCGGTTTCGACCGCCTGGTCATGCTGCTGGCTGGACGCTCCAACCTGCGTGAGACGATTGCATTCCCTAAGACGGCAAGTGCGACCGATCTACTCATGAATGCACCATCCGAGGTAGATACGCCTCAACTGGAGCAACTGCATATTAAGGTGGCAACTAAGCCTCCTGTAGCTGCAAAATAA
- a CDS encoding polysaccharide deacetylase family protein — translation MNKLIIPVLLLLAIVIGCVPDKSMTEQPITVTLNGHEVKEADIRLVNGQLHMSTSFIEQELGMRIQLTEEEEPGKKKSYYSNQVSVLMYHDLDDIPQEPQILPVSTFEKHMELLKTNDFHVISMEEYTNFMQKGTSIPDNAVLLTFDDGYVSFYTKAFPILRKYGYTATNFIIVSAVDNQTGRPKITWDQMREMKGYGMSFFSHTYDSHQYAEINAEREESPMLSSPLYLKDKQRAESEDEYIQRITHDLSMAEQRLKKELGNTYGILAFPYGVYNKHVLAVLNKLDVKLSFTIKEGMTSQKDSIAYRFNAGSLKKTPEELIQLLKETSREEENGKVSVGVKKPSLGKVWTDDGGKVMIPLREFCTLNGIRVDWDNDRKHLYLTQE, via the coding sequence ATGAACAAGCTGATTATACCCGTCTTACTTTTACTTGCTATAGTGATCGGCTGTGTCCCAGATAAGAGCATGACAGAACAGCCGATTACCGTTACGTTGAACGGGCATGAGGTCAAGGAAGCCGACATTCGTCTGGTGAATGGACAACTCCATATGTCGACTTCCTTTATTGAGCAAGAACTAGGTATGCGCATTCAGCTGACCGAGGAAGAGGAACCGGGGAAAAAGAAGTCATACTACTCGAATCAAGTTTCCGTCCTTATGTATCATGATCTCGACGATATTCCGCAGGAACCGCAGATCCTTCCAGTTTCGACATTCGAAAAACATATGGAGCTGCTGAAAACGAATGACTTCCATGTAATCAGCATGGAGGAATACACTAACTTCATGCAAAAAGGCACAAGCATTCCGGATAATGCGGTACTGCTGACCTTTGATGATGGATATGTGAGCTTCTATACGAAGGCATTTCCAATATTGCGGAAATACGGATACACCGCCACTAACTTTATTATCGTATCCGCTGTCGACAATCAGACTGGCCGTCCGAAGATCACATGGGATCAGATGCGTGAGATGAAGGGGTACGGTATGAGCTTCTTTAGTCATACATATGATTCTCATCAATATGCGGAGATCAATGCCGAGAGGGAAGAAAGCCCCATGCTGTCCAGCCCCTTGTACTTGAAAGATAAGCAAAGAGCAGAGTCTGAAGATGAGTATATTCAGCGTATTACGCATGATCTATCGATGGCCGAGCAAAGGCTAAAGAAGGAACTGGGCAATACCTATGGTATCCTTGCGTTCCCATACGGAGTCTATAACAAGCATGTACTGGCTGTGTTGAATAAGCTGGACGTTAAACTCAGTTTTACGATAAAGGAAGGCATGACTTCGCAAAAGGACAGTATTGCTTACCGCTTCAATGCAGGCAGCCTTAAGAAGACGCCTGAAGAATTGATCCAGCTCTTAAAAGAGACGTCACGAGAAGAGGAAAACGGGAAAGTATCCGTTGGTGTCAAGAAGCCATCTCTTGGCAAAGTGTGGACAGATGATGGCGGCAAGGTAATGATACCGCTACGCGAATTTTGCACGTTGAACGGCATACGGGTGGACTGGGACAACGATCGTAAGCATCTCTATTTAACCCAAGAGTAA
- a CDS encoding CD3324 family protein translates to MNYKNGKDVLPPRLLKELQYYIQGELLYIPKPERAKAHWGELSGTRKQIAKRNEEIYYHYRTGRSVKDLAEDYYLSDESIRKILCKMRASLKEVASVTE, encoded by the coding sequence GTGAATTACAAAAATGGGAAGGATGTGCTTCCCCCTAGGCTGCTGAAGGAGCTCCAATATTATATTCAAGGAGAGCTGCTCTACATCCCCAAACCGGAACGCGCAAAAGCGCATTGGGGAGAACTCAGCGGAACCCGCAAGCAAATTGCCAAGCGTAATGAAGAAATATATTATCATTACCGTACCGGACGCTCTGTCAAGGATTTGGCTGAGGACTACTACCTGTCCGATGAGAGCATCCGTAAAATATTGTGTAAAATGCGTGCTTCTCTCAAAGAAGTCGCTTCGGTTACAGAATGA
- a CDS encoding HelD family protein, producing the protein MSEFQSAYQEEERKLDRALASIDDQLQQLRSIPVYIGDDFTEQALEASREGQRQKLIQSAQEPYFGRLDFEESGREFMPLYIGKAGVSDTVGKQPMVIDWRAPVASLFYSFTGGDSASYEAPEGLIEGKVSLKRNIVIRQRKLERVVDTFNENADTPGVSDEFLVYRLGENKDNRLRDIVSTIQAEQDQIIRALKNTALIIQGVAGSGKTTVALHRLAYLLYQYKEQIRAERMVIFAPNLMFIDYISEVLPELGVGDIQQCTFTDWAAKVIGLMTVPADGSAGLMRWFDDHARKQEIRTEQIYPGRYKGSMEFKNLLDDYLLRIEAECVPQVDFEPWDGNRLSRAEILEWFEGEYKYYPVARRKERLLARIHRWVEMELKKSPSAAALKERKKKAQQREKAYAKKWPELDSFQLYRNLFQMKKNADFAVEDLQARIPAAVWKETKDSLKNGTVQEDDLAALLYLFAGVNELDSTLTFDHIVIDEAQDFSPFQVAVLDRFVKGHSFTILGDLSQGIHYYKGIDDWQEMQGLFAQEETAYFALTRSYRSTMEIIEYANEILKRGVGTDLLAVPVFRSGDPVRLEHAQSGESKLKLIKQALTKVLNGEYRTTAILTRTLDEAKQMYESLTAEGLIANLIDGDKTQYAGGISVLPVYLSKGLEFDAVIVTDVDAQHYGPQDAKLLYVGCTRALHELWLLYGDQIPEYVVTEV; encoded by the coding sequence GTGAGTGAATTTCAAAGTGCCTATCAAGAAGAGGAACGGAAGCTCGACCGTGCCCTGGCGAGTATTGATGATCAGCTGCAGCAGCTTCGGAGCATCCCAGTCTATATAGGGGATGATTTCACGGAGCAAGCTCTTGAGGCAAGCAGGGAAGGACAGCGTCAGAAGCTGATACAGTCCGCACAGGAGCCTTATTTTGGACGCTTGGATTTTGAGGAGTCTGGCCGGGAATTTATGCCGCTCTATATTGGAAAAGCGGGCGTGAGCGATACAGTGGGCAAGCAGCCGATGGTGATCGATTGGCGGGCTCCAGTTGCCAGTTTATTCTATTCTTTTACCGGTGGGGATTCAGCCTCATACGAGGCTCCAGAAGGGTTGATCGAAGGCAAAGTCTCGCTGAAACGGAATATCGTGATCCGTCAGAGGAAGCTGGAGCGGGTCGTGGATACTTTCAATGAGAATGCCGACACTCCTGGGGTGTCTGACGAGTTTCTCGTCTATCGACTTGGTGAGAATAAGGATAACCGACTGCGCGATATCGTCTCGACGATTCAGGCGGAGCAGGATCAGATTATCCGTGCTCTGAAAAATACCGCGTTGATTATTCAAGGGGTCGCAGGGAGCGGTAAGACGACAGTTGCCCTTCATAGATTGGCTTATTTGCTATATCAGTATAAGGAACAGATTAGAGCGGAGCGGATGGTTATATTCGCTCCGAACTTAATGTTTATCGATTATATCTCCGAAGTGCTGCCTGAGCTTGGCGTTGGTGATATTCAGCAGTGCACATTTACCGATTGGGCCGCTAAGGTGATCGGACTTATGACAGTACCAGCGGATGGTTCTGCGGGGCTGATGCGCTGGTTCGACGATCATGCACGGAAGCAAGAGATACGGACGGAACAAATTTATCCTGGCAGGTATAAAGGCTCGATGGAGTTCAAGAATTTATTGGACGATTATCTGCTGAGGATCGAGGCGGAGTGTGTGCCTCAGGTTGATTTTGAGCCTTGGGACGGCAATCGGCTGTCACGTGCGGAAATCTTGGAGTGGTTCGAAGGGGAGTATAAATACTATCCAGTGGCTCGGCGCAAGGAGCGGTTGTTGGCCCGGATTCATCGCTGGGTTGAAATGGAGCTGAAGAAATCTCCTTCGGCTGCGGCATTGAAGGAACGGAAGAAGAAGGCGCAGCAGCGCGAGAAGGCTTATGCGAAGAAATGGCCCGAGCTGGATTCGTTCCAGTTGTACCGGAATCTGTTCCAGATGAAGAAGAATGCTGATTTTGCGGTGGAGGATTTACAAGCTCGAATCCCGGCCGCGGTCTGGAAAGAGACGAAGGACAGCTTGAAGAATGGAACCGTGCAGGAAGACGATTTAGCCGCACTGTTGTATCTCTTCGCCGGAGTCAATGAATTGGATAGCACGCTAACCTTTGACCACATCGTAATCGATGAGGCGCAGGATTTCAGTCCTTTCCAGGTGGCAGTGCTGGACCGGTTCGTGAAGGGTCATTCTTTTACAATATTGGGGGATCTGTCGCAGGGCATTCATTACTACAAAGGAATTGATGATTGGCAAGAGATGCAGGGGCTATTCGCTCAAGAAGAGACGGCGTATTTCGCTCTAACCCGGAGCTATCGCTCGACGATGGAAATTATCGAGTATGCCAATGAGATATTGAAGCGCGGAGTAGGTACTGACTTGCTGGCTGTTCCCGTATTCCGCAGTGGCGATCCTGTTCGGCTGGAGCACGCGCAGTCCGGTGAGAGTAAGCTGAAGCTGATTAAGCAGGCATTAACCAAAGTATTGAATGGCGAATATCGCACAACGGCGATTCTTACAAGAACGTTGGATGAGGCGAAGCAGATGTATGAGTCGCTTACGGCTGAGGGATTGATCGCTAACTTGATCGATGGAGACAAGACGCAATATGCGGGGGGAATCTCGGTTCTTCCGGTGTATTTGTCCAAGGGGCTTGAATTCGATGCCGTTATTGTCACGGATGTAGATGCGCAGCATTATGGGCCGCAGGATGCAAAGTTGCTGTATGTCGGATGCACACGGGCCCTGCATGAACTGTGGCTGCTGTACGGGGATCAAATTCCTGAGTACGTGGTGACAGAGGTATAG
- a CDS encoding tRNA threonylcarbamoyladenosine dehydratase, giving the protein MLHQFSRTELAIGAEGLEILKNSTVAVLGIGGVGSMAVEALARTGVGRIILIDKDVVDITNLNRQIHALTTTIGQKKADLMCERVKLINPECETIALNMFYTEETYEELFKYDIDYVLDASDTIIYKIHLILECRKRGIPMLSSMGAANRMDPTKFQVADISKTHMDPLARVVRTKLRELGIKKGVKVVFSTEQPVKPRAEVTKKIVPANAPEIRKAKQPPASNSFVPPVVGLIMVSVAVRDLLDKEQANK; this is encoded by the coding sequence ATGCTTCATCAATTTTCACGGACAGAGCTGGCCATCGGAGCAGAAGGGCTGGAAATTCTGAAGAATAGTACAGTAGCAGTGCTTGGGATCGGCGGCGTCGGCTCGATGGCGGTAGAGGCTCTGGCCCGGACCGGAGTAGGCCGTATTATTCTAATCGACAAGGACGTTGTAGATATAACAAATTTGAATCGGCAAATTCATGCGCTGACGACGACGATCGGCCAGAAAAAAGCGGATCTGATGTGTGAGCGGGTCAAATTGATCAATCCCGAATGTGAAACGATCGCCTTGAACATGTTCTATACGGAAGAAACCTATGAGGAATTGTTCAAATACGATATCGATTATGTGCTTGATGCTTCGGATACAATCATTTATAAAATTCATCTTATTCTTGAATGCCGTAAGAGAGGCATACCGATGCTGTCCAGTATGGGAGCGGCGAATCGGATGGACCCTACGAAATTCCAGGTTGCGGATATATCTAAGACTCATATGGACCCTCTAGCCAGAGTTGTGCGTACGAAGCTGCGCGAGCTTGGCATCAAGAAGGGTGTTAAGGTCGTCTTCTCTACGGAGCAGCCGGTTAAACCGCGCGCCGAAGTAACGAAGAAAATCGTACCTGCCAATGCACCAGAAATTCGCAAAGCGAAGCAGCCTCCGGCAAGCAATTCCTTTGTTCCGCCGGTCGTCGGTCTGATCATGGTTAGTGTAGCTGTACGAGATCTTTTGGATAAAGAACAAGCCAATAAATAA
- the mnmA gene encoding tRNA 2-thiouridine(34) synthase MnmA, producing MSKPNSETRIVVGMSGGVDSSVTALLLKQKGYDVIGIFMKNWDDTDEFGVCTAEQDAEDVRRVCEQIDIPYYTVNFEKEYFDKVFAYFLEEYKRGRTPNPDVMCNREIKFGEFLQKALDLGADYVATGHYARVVNDADGYKLLRGIDSNKDQTYFLNALSQEQLSKAMFPIGHLPKPEVRRIAEEAGLYTAKKKDSTGVCFIGERNFREFLSQYLPAKSGDMIDIVTSEVKGRHDGLMYYTLGQRQGLGIGGSGNGEPWFVAEKDLEHNILYVVQGDKHPSLYSTQLTASGINWIAGQDKLPLEPFKCSAKFRYRQTDQVVTIIPNKDGTVRVVFDQPQKAITPGQAVVFYDGEVCLGGGTIEAPKKVAIPHS from the coding sequence ATGTCTAAACCAAATAGCGAGACTCGCATCGTAGTGGGTATGTCCGGCGGCGTAGATTCCTCGGTAACCGCACTGCTGTTGAAGCAAAAGGGCTATGATGTGATCGGAATTTTCATGAAGAACTGGGATGATACCGATGAATTCGGGGTCTGTACTGCAGAGCAGGATGCCGAGGACGTACGGCGTGTCTGCGAACAGATCGATATCCCTTACTATACAGTTAATTTTGAAAAAGAATACTTCGATAAAGTCTTTGCCTATTTTCTCGAAGAATATAAGCGCGGCCGCACCCCAAATCCGGATGTCATGTGCAATCGCGAGATCAAGTTTGGGGAATTCCTTCAGAAAGCGCTCGATCTTGGGGCTGATTATGTCGCTACCGGACACTATGCCCGCGTAGTCAATGACGCTGACGGATACAAGCTGCTTAGAGGAATTGACAGCAACAAGGATCAAACCTACTTCCTGAATGCCCTGAGTCAGGAGCAGTTGTCTAAGGCCATGTTCCCGATCGGTCATTTGCCGAAGCCTGAGGTACGGCGCATCGCTGAAGAAGCTGGATTGTACACAGCGAAGAAAAAAGACAGCACCGGCGTCTGCTTCATCGGTGAGCGTAATTTCCGTGAGTTCCTGAGCCAATATTTGCCGGCCAAATCCGGGGATATGATTGACATCGTAACCAGCGAAGTCAAAGGCCGTCACGACGGCTTGATGTATTACACCCTTGGTCAACGACAAGGACTCGGCATCGGCGGATCGGGAAATGGAGAGCCTTGGTTCGTCGCCGAGAAGGATCTGGAACACAACATCCTGTATGTTGTACAAGGTGACAAGCATCCAAGCCTCTACTCTACCCAACTGACAGCTTCCGGTATCAACTGGATCGCCGGTCAGGACAAGCTGCCGCTAGAGCCATTTAAATGCTCAGCCAAGTTCCGTTACCGTCAAACGGATCAAGTCGTAACGATCATCCCGAACAAGGACGGCACCGTACGCGTTGTTTTCGACCAACCACAGAAGGCCATTACCCCAGGACAAGCGGTCGTCTTCTATGACGGCGAAGTTTGCCTCGGCGGTGGCACAATCGAAGCTCCGAAGAAGGTTGCTATTCCACATTCTTGA
- a CDS encoding replication-associated recombination protein A produces the protein MDLFSYSQEQKPSGRLLADRMRPASLDEYIGQEHIIGPGKLLRRAIEADQVSSILLYGPPGCGKTTLAHIISNHTQAEFVRLNAVDASVKDVREVIEKAQNDKAFYGTKTILFLDEVHRFNSSRQDALLPAVEKGTIIFIGATTENPFHYVNGALMSRSTLFQLEPLNKEHSLSAMRRALEDREKGLGFMKLKVDEDALQHIATMANGDIRRALNALELAVLTTPPLEDGTIHVTLVVAEESIRRPLVKADESTQYDVLSAFHKSIRGSSDAAVFWFLYAVEKLGMDPMTFIRRLIAASSEDIGLANPQAMVQAVSALQAYRNNGWPEARLNIVQAILFAVESPKSNGVTMAIDKAMMAIEEVRSAEVPLHLRDTHYKGAVKLGHEGYKYPHNYPGHYVKQQYLPDSISKRIFYEATEQGNEAKIRHNQELRRR, from the coding sequence ATGGATTTATTCTCTTATAGCCAGGAACAGAAGCCGTCGGGCCGCTTGCTTGCGGATCGGATGCGCCCTGCTTCCCTGGATGAATATATCGGACAAGAGCATATTATTGGGCCTGGCAAGCTGCTGCGACGGGCGATCGAAGCGGACCAGGTATCATCGATTCTGCTATATGGCCCACCGGGCTGCGGCAAGACAACGCTTGCTCATATTATCTCGAACCATACTCAGGCGGAATTTGTCCGGCTAAATGCGGTGGACGCTTCCGTCAAGGATGTGCGGGAAGTGATTGAGAAGGCACAGAATGATAAAGCATTTTACGGTACAAAGACGATCTTGTTCCTGGACGAGGTACATCGCTTCAACAGCTCTCGTCAAGATGCACTTCTGCCAGCGGTAGAGAAGGGTACGATTATATTTATCGGCGCTACGACGGAGAATCCGTTCCATTATGTGAATGGCGCTTTGATGAGCCGCTCGACGCTGTTCCAGCTTGAGCCGCTGAACAAGGAGCATTCGCTCTCGGCAATGCGACGGGCGCTTGAGGATCGAGAGAAAGGGCTCGGCTTCATGAAGCTCAAGGTGGATGAAGATGCGCTGCAGCATATCGCCACGATGGCTAACGGTGATATACGCCGGGCCTTGAACGCACTCGAACTGGCGGTACTAACGACACCTCCTCTAGAAGATGGCACGATTCATGTGACGCTAGTAGTCGCGGAGGAATCGATCCGCCGGCCGTTGGTCAAAGCGGATGAGTCCACGCAGTATGATGTCTTATCGGCATTTCACAAGAGCATTCGCGGCTCCAGCGATGCAGCGGTGTTCTGGTTCCTGTATGCGGTCGAGAAGCTGGGCATGGATCCGATGACCTTCATCCGCCGCCTGATCGCGGCCAGCAGCGAGGATATCGGCTTGGCTAATCCACAGGCAATGGTGCAGGCGGTAAGTGCTCTGCAAGCTTACAGGAACAACGGTTGGCCCGAGGCCAGACTGAACATTGTTCAGGCTATCTTGTTCGCGGTGGAGAGCCCGAAATCCAATGGGGTAACGATGGCCATCGACAAAGCGATGATGGCGATCGAAGAGGTAAGGTCGGCGGAGGTGCCGCTTCATCTGCGGGACACTCATTACAAAGGCGCGGTTAAGCTGGGACATGAAGGATATAAATACCCGCATAACTATCCAGGCCATTATGTGAAGCAGCAGTACTTGCCGGATAGCATATCCAAGAGGATATTCTATGAAGCCACAGAGCAAGGCAATGAAGCCAAGATCCGGCATAACCAGGAGTTGCGACGCAGATAG